Proteins from a genomic interval of Plasmodium reichenowi strain SY57 chromosome 13, whole genome shotgun sequence:
- a CDS encoding fork head domain protein, putative produces the protein MNTEEKINTSNDAEDDNNECVKLKKKIENEKYDINNLKDDDVYLSADSSNSYRYDNHANKKSIKENINEISTNRSQSKKEKDSNEDMYNDKKRNNYRSSSGSKEKGDKYCKKDKYDKNGKYDKHDKCDKHNKYDKHDKCDKHNKYDKHNKYDKHDKYDKHDKYDKHDKYKHDKYDKHNKYDKHNKYDKHNKYDKHDKYGKHDKYGKHDKYDKHDKYDKQMDKIYILKKSSEHTRTSKDNSYYDSKRKYRNITSEDEEMKHHKTVDHNARKKSKSSKILVDKYSSDVENKKKGVEEKYKDKNKNTYQTTKKNDNNNINEKEYDKNRPSISHHHNKDKYNKYDKYGKQNHNIRYNEQDIKRKSTKHYEKENINSTHKGKNKNEKDEEQSEEEKEKKKVQKKETQNFNPSGLLAQEKIYKNGIEMKYTESIDAEKPDKKWRLYMFKDSNNNEPQKILHIHDKSYYLIGKEQLAVDIQLNNISISKQHAVIQFKKHESKILPFLLDLNSTNGTYINNEKIQPNKYYELRETDIIRFGSSNREFVLLHDTCQAD, from the exons atgaacacagaagaaaaaattaatacatCAAATGATGCTgaagatgataataatgaatgtgttaaattaaaaaagaaaatagaaaacgaaaaatatgatataaataatttgaaAGATGATGATGTTTACTTATCAGCTGACAGCTCAAATTCTTATAGATATGATAATCACGccaataaaaaaagtattaaagaaaatataaatgaaataagCACAAATAGGTCTCAAtcaaaaaaagaaaaagatagTAATGAAGATATGTATAATGATAAGAAGCGTAATAATTATAGAAGCTCGTCTGGGAGTAAAGAAAAAGGTGACAAATATTGcaaaaaagataaatatgataagaATGGTAAATATGATAAGCATGATAAATGTGATAAgcataataaatatgataagCATGATAAATGTgataaacataataaatatgataagcataataaatatgataagcatgataaatatgataagcacgataaatatgataagcacgataaatataagcatgataaatatgataaacataataaatatgataaacataataaatatgataaacataataaatatgataagCATGATAAATATGGTAAGCATGATAAATATGGTAAGCatgataaatatgataagcatgataaatatgataaacaaatggataaaatttatattcttaaGAAATCAAGTGAACATACAAGAACTAGTAAAGATAATTCATATTACGATAGTAAGAGAAAATATAGAAACATAACAAGTGAAGATGAAGAAATGAAACATCATAAAACTGTGGATCACAATGctagaaaaaaaagtaaatcATCCAAAATATTAGTAGATAAATATTCTTCAGATGTagaaaataagaaaaaaggtgtagaagaaaaatataaagataagaataaaaataccTATCAGACaactaaaaaaaatgataataataatataaatgaaaaggaatatgataaaaatagaCCTTCTATTTCTCATCATCACAATAAggataaatataacaaatatgataaatatgGGAAACaaaatcataatattaGGTATAATGAACAagatattaaaagaaaatcaACAAAACATTATGAGAAGGAAAACATTAATAGTACACACAAAggaaaaaacaaaaatgaaaaagatgAAGAACAATctgaagaagaaaaagaaaaaaaaaaggttcaaaaaaaagaaacacAAAATTTTAATCCTTCTGGTTTATTAGCTCAAGAAAagatttataaaaatggaaTTGAAATGAAATATACAGAAAGCATAGATGCTGAAAAGCCGGATAAGAAATGGAGACTTTATATGTTCAAGGATTCTAATAACAACGAGCCTCAAA AAATATTACACATACATGACAAGTCTTATTACTTAATCGGAAAAGAACAGCTAGCTGTAGATATTCAACTGAATAATATTAGTATATCTAAGCAACATGCTGTCATTCAATTTAAAAAACACGAAAGTAAAATTTTACCATTTCTTCTTGATCTTAATAGTACCAATGGTACttacataaataatgaaaaaattcaaccaaataaatattacgAACTGAg aGAAACTGATATAATCAGGTTTGGAAGTTCCAACCGCGAGTTTGTTTTACTACACGATACTTGCCAAGCTGAttaa